Genomic segment of Populus nigra chromosome 6, ddPopNigr1.1, whole genome shotgun sequence:
AAGATATATGTTCCGTTCATTCCTGTTTAATACAATAACAGTGTCCAACGTATCAAACACAATCAAAAGAACGGGCGGCAGTTATTAGTTATTAATCTGCTCCATTTTATGAAGGGGTTCGAGGATGACTAACCTTTACTTCTTCTCTCTCCCTTGGCTTTAAGTATTTTCAAATGGAAGAAAACCACCGTTTGTGTAGATTAATTAAGGGGCCAGATCAATCTTAACCCGGTAATGACCAGTCCAATTTTTTGCAGTGTTTAGTGTGTGTCTTAACCTCAGCTAGAGAGGTTAGAGTATTTATTTTCGCAGGCATTCAAAACCCTAAACATCCAACTAAATCAGAGCTTGTATTAAGTGTTAACGAGAAATCtcaacccaaaaataaataaataaaaacacccACCCACCACTCTTCATATACTAATGccaattgaaaaacaatcaagCAATAATACGAGAGATAAGAGATTGCAATCTGAATAGTAGCCACGTCGACTCGTTGGCCCAATATACTAAATACGGATCCATGGAATACCTTGTCGAGGACATGAATTTGGTGTGGATTATACGTGAGAGAGCCGAGTTGAAGTTTTAAATCTGTACAATCAAGTTGCAATTCGTGTTTATTTTAGGTTCGCCGACTTGGATTATACCCTTACCGGGTGTGTGTTATGGCTTGAAGAAGCTTCTAAGAGCTGCTAGTCGAGGTCATCCTTGAAGGGGCCAGAAATCTTGGCACTTGACACTATTTTAAAATCTGTTGAACGCAACCCAACCCAGCCCATGGTTTTGGTACTTGATACTGCTTTAAGAATCTGAATCTCTCCTTTAATAAAAGTGAACAAAATTAAGCGTGGTGAAGGCCTATTGAAGACTTCAAAGTCAAAAGTATAGTGTGGTGCCTGCCATGCCACCTCGATTTTAGTATGCatcgttttttaaaatattatttgtttagaaatatattaaaatagtatttttattattttttaaaaattatttttaatattagttaaccaaaataatctaaaaatacttaaaaaataataatttaaagtaaaaaaaataaaaaattataatttttttttaaaatatatttgaaatacaaaaacaaacagaatctTTATCAATGTCTTGTGTGTGCACGGGGCCTTGTTTTTATACCTAATATGCATCATATTCAATCTATTGAGTTGGATAATTTAAGCAACTCgcgtgcatatatatatatatatatatatatatatatatatatatatatatatatatatatatatatatataaacattgtcAACCAATTATAATTCATCTAGTTTTAACATTTAACTCCCTTAAAAAGTCTCGAGTTGCAatttgttaaaacaaaaaaagagaacacACAATACCTCCACATCTTTTCGGCCCAATAATAGATAACTGAATAATTAAAAGTAGTGTTTGGGATTATATtaggattaaatttttaaaatgttttttatttaaaaaattattaaaataatatatatttttttattttttaaaatttatttttaacaacagcACAGTACatcaaacaatcaaaaaaataaataaaaaatttaaaactttttttttaaaaaagcatggcTACAATACTAAACGAGACTAAAGTATCGACCCGAGTCTTTGTTCAGTGCCTTTGGATAATGAAGGTCCCGTTCAAGCGATGCGCTCATATCTCACAAATTAAAAGAGGTTTGATCCAGTGATGTTCCCGCATGCGAGTGGTGGCCGCCTTTAGACCAAATATGACGGCTGGCCTGATGCCCATTAATTTTAATCTCGAAAACAAAGAAAGCTCGACCCAGTTAATTATACGAAGCCCAAGGAGTGAAGCCGAAGAGTAGAAGAGGCTTTCTTGTAACCAGTCTACATGATAAAACCAAAGCCAGTGACCATTGAAGTTAttcgttttttttaaaaaaaagtattcattGATACAGTTTTATGGGTCTGAGTAAAGGAAGTTGGAAAGCTTTATGGGTAATCATTGATTACTGATGCAAagcaaaatcataaatataattacaaGAAGCATTCCCCAATTATTAGAAGAAATCATGTCCCATGTAAAATGTGATCCCAGAAAGCATCAAAACAGAGAACCTTAATTCCTAGCAATTTATGAGATGATTCAGATCATTGTATTTCAAGCTAAAATGTAATTACCATAATGCGGTCAATGCAGGCAGGTTTCAAGGCACCACCAGATTGGCAGATTCTTCAACCTAACAGCACTTGGAAATGAaatgacacaaaaataaacagatcaTTAAACTAAACAGCATTTGGACGGCATTTATCTTGCCGAGAAAGAAACTGCTAGAACTTCCTGGACATGGATGGAGCTTTTTCTGATTTCTGAATAGCTAAGACATGGCTCAGCAAGTTACTATATTTGCCGTTACCTTCATTGCGGAAATTATTAGAACCTCCAAATCCCCAGAGAAGCATAAGCAATATCAAAAGCCCTGAATAACGTAAAATGAAAAACAGATAAAATGATTAAGCTAGAGAAAAACAAGGAAACTGTAACAAAACCAGGCAGTTTCTTACACTATATTATAATGAAGGTAGTCTCCAATCAACTTGTTGAAGCCTTCTCATTCTTCATTATCATATGGAATGACTTCACCCGGTCCTCCTCCACTATCTCCCTTAATACATCATCCTCAATCTTTTCTGCCTGCCAACGAGAAGGGTCCTCCACAGATTCTTCACTAAATATCATGCGTGAGACCCACTCCTTCCATGCCGTCCTATGGTACTTGTCTTCTTCAACTGTGCCTGTTGCCAGAAGCTGATACACATAAACCATCTTCGGTTGACCAGGCCGAAAGGCTCTTGCAATAGCCTGCTTTGTCTTGGAAGGATTCCACTCTGAGTCCAATAGAATTACCCGTGATGCTGCTGTCAAACTTATGCCCTTGGCACAAGCCGTAATTGATGCAAGCAAAACCCTCGAAGGCCCTCCCAATTCCTCAAACTTATCCATCACTCTTCCTCATTCAAACAGCTCTAGGTCCCCTGTAAGAACAAGAACTTCTTTACCCAGCTGCCATCTAAAGACATTCTCAAACAGTTCAAGGAATAATTTTATGGGTGCTATGTTGTGGCAAAAGTTCAGAACCTTGTCCTTCTTGACTACACGATATACAAGATTCAAAACAAACATCACTTTGGACTCCCTTTTACAATCAAACCTTAACTTCTCAAAAAGAGTTTACTTCTTTGCACTAAAGAACAGTCCTCACAGAATTCCCAACGGTAGAACTGAGTTTCATGTCTGTTGTTGTCTGCTTCACATGGATCATTGTCAAGCTTCTGAAGGATGGAAATTCGGTCGATTCCTACTGCTTCAGTTTCTTTACTGAGTGTTGCTCTCTCCGAACCAAGAGGACCTTGGTTGACATAGAGGTTAACAAAAACTTGGCATGAGCACTGAGATTCATGAGGTTTCCGCTTGATAGAATTTATCCTAGCATCAACCCACAACTGCATGAGAAAGAGAATTGAAATCAACTTCAAGTACGAGTACCATAACTTTTGAAATTTAACTATGCTGCAAAGTTTAATGACAGCTCTTTCAAGCAGCAAAATTGATTATGTGTTGTGTTGCTGATAGTGGTATATATTATAGGAAGCAACTCAATGTTTTGAACATTACGATGTGTATTTATTAGGccataagaatatttttaagcATGTTAAAGTCTTGAGatattttaagaaagaaaatagtCTGAAAAATTCAATAAGCGAGATTGTAATAAGTGTCCACCATCCACAATCCTTTGAAAGTTACAGAGCTTTCCGTAATGCAGTGACATGACGAGGTCACTCACAGGTTCTGAATTTCCTTCCTCTGAACTCTTTGCACGTTCAGAGAATGAAAGCACACAAACATCAATACCAGGCCTCAGAAAGCAGGTGCAATCAGACAAAGTTGACTTCCTCGACTTCACTCGAATGTTTGAGAAAGGACCCTTCTCCTCAATTCTATGATGACTATCAGCAAAATGCAGAGTCATAGCCCCATCCCTGATTTCTATGAGCTCCACGCTTTTCCAAGAGCCGCCGTATAAGGCCTCAAAAGCTATCAAATGGAACatcaataaaacaatattaaaaagatatttatcgCAATGTCTGGTGCAtataaaattctataaaatatttcaggAATCCATAGccatttgaaaaatgaaattattcatgctttcaaaaacttaaattaggATGTTCTTTACAATCGAATGCACAGATAGTGGCTTCTGTTGAATTCCGTACTGCATAAATGGCAACAACAATTGATtttgaagattaaaaaatatcaggATTTAACGGTTTCACCATCAATTTGTCTTTTTG
This window contains:
- the LOC133696012 gene encoding SNF2 domain-containing protein CLASSY 2-like isoform X2 — protein: MKRKHLHQSKHPYNAHPFEALYGGSWKSVELIEIRDGAMTLHFADSHHRIEEKGPFSNIRVKSRKSTLSDCTCFLRPGIDVCVLSFSERAKSSEEGNSEPLWVDARINSIKRKPHESQCSCQVFVNLYVNQGPLGSERATLSKETEAVGIDRISILQKLDNDPCEADNNRHETQFYRWEFWDLELFE
- the LOC133696012 gene encoding SNF2 domain-containing protein CLASSY 2-like isoform X1, which translates into the protein MKRKHLHQSKHPYNAHPFEALYGGSWKSVELIEIRDGAMTLHFADSHHRIEEKGPFSNIRVKSRKSTLSDCTCFLRPGIDVCVLSFSERAKSSEEGNSEPLWVDARINSIKRKPHESQCSCQVFVNLYVNQGPLGSERATLSKETEAVGIDRISILQKLDNDPCEADNNRHETQFYRWEFCEDCSLVQRSKLFLRS